Proteins from a single region of Gordonia hongkongensis:
- a CDS encoding glycosyltransferase family 2 protein, which yields MPTLSVAIPAYNEELNLGPCLDRLLAQTHPIDEIIVVNNWSTDRTALIADEYASRHPNVRRVDEEIPGVHHARRRGLDEGASDIIAKVDADTRVPPDWAETGLRFFREIGHDESDFGALTGPILMHDAPRYEKNKRAAQKSFRRLGRGRAIGSVRGPAYFLRRSAWLAIRDDLNDYDPIWEDLDIGLALKKHGYRIFFDPALLADSSCRRFRYAPWRNFRYARGGIATARAHEDRKITTVMMVDLPFKLAVYTYLWLLLRPWDPRTRTWRPHRYFLPLAPHISAEIPPPLRP from the coding sequence ATGCCCACGTTGAGCGTAGCGATCCCCGCGTATAACGAGGAGTTGAATCTTGGCCCTTGCCTGGACCGACTACTCGCCCAAACACACCCCATCGACGAGATCATCGTTGTCAACAATTGGTCCACCGATCGAACTGCCCTGATTGCCGACGAGTACGCCTCGCGTCATCCGAACGTGCGCCGTGTCGACGAGGAGATCCCGGGTGTACACCATGCGCGGCGCCGAGGTCTCGACGAGGGCGCCTCCGACATCATCGCGAAGGTCGATGCCGACACCCGGGTGCCGCCCGATTGGGCCGAGACCGGACTCCGCTTCTTCCGAGAAATCGGACATGACGAGTCCGACTTCGGCGCGTTGACGGGCCCCATTCTCATGCATGATGCGCCGAGGTATGAAAAAAACAAGCGGGCGGCGCAGAAGAGCTTCCGCAGGTTGGGCCGGGGCCGTGCGATCGGTTCCGTTCGGGGTCCTGCGTATTTTCTACGGCGCAGTGCTTGGTTGGCGATCCGCGACGATCTGAACGATTACGACCCGATCTGGGAAGATCTGGACATCGGATTAGCTTTGAAGAAGCACGGCTATCGGATTTTCTTCGATCCGGCACTGCTTGCGGATTCCTCGTGCCGTCGATTCCGATACGCACCATGGAGGAACTTTCGATACGCCCGAGGCGGAATCGCGACGGCCCGAGCTCATGAAGACCGCAAGATAACCACGGTGATGATGGTAGACCTGCCCTTCAAGCTGGCGGTCTACACATATCTATGGCTGCTGTTGCGCCCGTGGGACCCACGCACCCGAACATGGCGGCCGCACCGTTATTTCCTGCCCCTTGCGCCCCATATCTCGGCCGAAATTCCTCCTCCCCTGCGGCCATAG
- a CDS encoding phosphoribosyltransferase: MTTPSPEREVLTWELNGIACRELAEQVAADAFVPDIILGIARGGLIPAGALAYALDCKLMISLNVEFYTGVGETLSEPVMLPSLLESSGLTDQRVLVVDDVADTGKTLKLVNDFCQEQGRVAEVRNAVLYKKPHTITIPDYSWRTTDKWIDFPWSVHGPIVAVQR, from the coding sequence ATGACCACTCCATCTCCCGAGCGCGAAGTGCTCACCTGGGAGCTCAACGGCATCGCCTGCCGTGAACTCGCCGAGCAGGTGGCCGCCGACGCGTTCGTCCCAGACATCATCCTCGGAATCGCCCGCGGCGGCCTGATCCCGGCCGGCGCCCTCGCCTACGCCCTGGACTGCAAGCTGATGATCTCGTTGAACGTCGAGTTCTACACCGGCGTCGGCGAGACACTGTCCGAACCGGTGATGCTGCCCTCGCTCTTGGAGTCGAGCGGTCTGACCGACCAGCGGGTGCTCGTCGTCGACGACGTGGCCGACACCGGCAAGACCCTCAAACTGGTCAACGATTTCTGCCAGGAGCAGGGACGGGTCGCCGAGGTCCGCAACGCCGTGCTCTACAAGAAGCCGCACACCATCACGATCCCCGACTACAGCTGGCGGACCACCGACAAGTGGATCGACTTCCCCTGGTCCGTGCACGGCCCGATCGTGGCGGTGCAGCGATGA
- a CDS encoding GNAT family N-acetyltransferase yields MTADKTGAETTVRDNPAERRYDIHVDAPGGEALAGFAEYRDRVSGTDASTTERVFFHTEVDPAFGGRGLATILVREALDDARARNLTIVGVCPLVAAFLKKHPEYADATAPVTPAVLEWLRS; encoded by the coding sequence ATGACCGCGGACAAGACCGGCGCCGAGACCACGGTCCGCGACAACCCCGCCGAACGCCGCTACGACATCCACGTCGACGCGCCCGGTGGTGAGGCACTGGCCGGCTTCGCCGAGTACCGCGACCGGGTCTCCGGGACCGACGCTTCGACGACCGAGCGGGTGTTCTTCCACACCGAGGTCGACCCGGCATTCGGCGGACGCGGTCTCGCGACGATCTTGGTACGCGAAGCCCTCGACGACGCACGCGCACGCAACCTCACGATCGTCGGCGTGTGCCCGCTGGTGGCCGCGTTCCTGAAGAAACACCCGGAATACGCCGACGCGACCGCTCCGGTGACGCCGGCCGTCCTCGAGTGGTTGCGCTCCTGA